Genomic segment of Chitinophaga varians:
AAGTTGATGCCCAGCTCCTGTTTGCGGCGGGGCGTGAGAAAGAGATAGGCATCCAGCGCGTGTGCAGTATCCTTGTTTTCTTTGTATTGCAGGGTCACAAACTGCCATACGCCGAGGTCATACAGTTTGTTGACCGTATTATTATACTGCTGTAACGAGTATGTTTCTCCCGGTCTTAGCAGGATGGATTTGGACAGTGTTTTTGGTTTCAGGACATCCTGATGGGAACGGATGGTAATGTATTTGCGTTTATCTTCCTTCAGGGTGGAATCGTTGGGATTACCGTTGAGGGGGAAGTCCGGGTATGCGTATATTTGGCTGATGTGATAGCGTTGCCAGGTGGCGTTGGCGGAGTCTTCAGGGTTTTTGATCCTTACTTCCACGTCCATGGTGGGTTTTTCGCGGCCTTTGTTTTCCGCGAAGATGTTCACGAACCCTTCAAAGGGATTGAGGGAGTTGCGGAACAGTGCTTTATTGAGGGTATCGACTTCAAATTCGATGGCATCGCGTCCAAATTTGTAATAGCCGGCATCGCGGATAACGCGGGTAAGCCTTTCTCTCTCGGATGATAAAGTGGCCGATTTGTACGCGATGCCTTTTTTCAGGAGCGACAGGTTTTGATTGGCCTGCACGATCGCGAGGAGATTGGAATCGGGCACTTCGTAGGTGATTTTATCCAGTACGAAGTTGCGGCCGGTATTCACAGCGTAGGTGACGCTGGTTTTGCGTCTTTTCTCGCTGGCGTCGGCTGTCACTGTGGCGTAGAAGAAGCCCTGGTTATGCAGGTAGCTGGTCATGCGGGCGATAGACTCCTTTGTTTTGGCGGAATCATAGACCACCGGGGCTTCCAGGTTTCTTTTGGAGAGCACCATGTTCCAGAACCAGCTGGATTTTTTCTCGTTATACTTCTGATTGAACAGCCACACCTTAATGCGGGTGGTCAGCAGCTTTTTGTTGGGCTGCTGGGTCATCAGCGATTTAGAAGACAGGGAGCTGCGGATATCCTGTTTTTCTGAGTTGAGGATATCGCCTTTCACATCTACTGTACTGTTGATATATAAGGTCTGGTCCTGTTGCAGGTATTTGGTATTGGAACATGCGCCCAAAGCCAGTATTCCAACCAGTAGCAGCAAATATCTCAGCAAAGAAGTCCTTGAATTGGGTGGCGGCTGCATCACGGGCGAAAACGTTATAATATTTTAAATGGTAATACTGAACCCTACCTCCGGCAGCCTGTTTCTTGGCTGATTAAAAGAAATCGTGTAGGTTTGGCCTCATGTTGTCAAAGGCGCAAATTAAATATATTCAATCATTACAGCACAAAAAAAACCGTCAAAAATCCAGCCAGTATATTGCGGAAGGAGACAAGATCGTACAGGAGCTACTACAGGCGGGCATGCCAGTGAAAGCCGTATATGCCACCAGTGCATGGCTGCTTCAGCATAGCCAGCTCCTGGACCGTTTGCCGGCGGATGCTGTAAAAGAGGTGGACCAGGCAGCCCTGAAACAACTGTCGGCGCTTACCACGCCGAACAATGCCATGGCCCTGCTGGACATGCCGCCGGCGCAGGGAGGGCTTCCGCAGGAAGGTACAGTGGTACTGGCGCTTGAAGCGATCCAGGACCCCGGCAACATGGGCACGCTGATTCGTATAGCCGACTGGTTTGGCATCCGGCAAATCATCGTTTCCCCCGACTGTGTGGACGTTTACAATCCCAAAACCATCCAGGCCACCATGGGCAGTATCGCCCGGGTACAGGTGAAAGAGATGGACATCCGGACGCTGCTGGAAGAAAGTAAGCTGCCTTCCTACGCCGCTACTTTGCATGGAGTGGACATCACCAGCTTTACCACCCTCCGGGAAGGGATTATCCTGATCGGTAACGAAGGCCGCGGGCTGAGCGAAGAGACCATTGCGCACGCTACCCATCGCATCACCATCCCGCGCCTTGGCGGCGCTGAATCCCTGAACGCAGCCGTAGCCGCCGGCATTATCTGTGGCAGATTATTGATTTAACCGACTGAAATGTCCCGATATCTGTTTTTGTGTTTGTTGATACTGTGTTTCGCCTGCCAACGTCCCGCGCCGCGACAGATAACTCCTGCTTTTTACTACTGGAAACAGACATGGACCGGTAATGCCCGCGAGATGCAATACCTGCGCCAACTGCCGGCCAGGAGGCTCTACATAAAAATGTTTGATACCGATGTTGACCCCGGTACCGGCAAACCCGTACCGGTCGCCATATTACGGGAACAAGCACCCCTGCCGGACAGTATCGACATTGTACCGGTGGTGTTCATTGTAAATGAAGTGTGGGGCAAGCCGGATACTGCGCTTGCCGCCAATATTAACCGGCTGCTGGAGCAGCTGTGCCGGCACATTCCTGCTGCCCGTATCCCGGAAGTACAGATGGACTGCGACTGGACGCGCACTTCCCGGGATGCTTATTTTGCTTTTCTGCAGCAGCTGCGGAAGCTGTCTTTTTTTCGTGACCGGCAGCTGTCGGCCACTATCCGTATGCACCAGGTGAAATTTTTGATCAACAGCGGCGTGCCGCCGGTAGACAAGGGACTGCTGATGTGCTACAATATGGGTGATCTGCGGAAAGCGGGAGACCATAACTCCATCCTGGATGAAAACACCATGAAATCTTATATCGGCAGTGACAGAGTATCCGCTTATCCGGTACCTTTGGATGTTGCCCTGCCATTGTTTGACTGGTCGGTGTTATTCAGAGATGGCCGTTATGCGGGCATTCTTCGTAACATCGGAGCAGCCGAACTACGCGACACTGCACTGTTTGCGCCGTCAGGGAAATACGTCTACACCGTTCAGAAAGACAGCGTGGTAAATGGATACCTGTTAAAAGCCGGTAATGTGGTGCGCCGGGAAACGAGCGAGCCCGCCGTGCTGGAAGCCGTTTCCCGCATGGTAGCACAGCAGCGGCAGGACTATGACCCTGTTGTTATTTTTTATCATTTGGATTCAGTAACCCTTCATAATTATCCGTTGGATGAACTACAAAAAATTTATCGTTTTTTTCATTAGCTTTTGTGCCGTGTTTTTTGGCAATGTGATCTATATTCTGTCTTGCGGGGCAGAGGCAGATCCTTACGATTATTACATCTCCTTTTTTAATCCTTACCAATCAGGAAAAGGGTATGAGCCGTTTTACTATACCGGCATGAGCCCTTTTTATGAAGATGCCACCACGCCTTCGGAAACAGAAGTGAATGTGAGCGACTGGCAGCGGTTTACCGGCGATAAGGTAAAAGCCGCTGATATCCGGGAGTACATCTATACCTACACCAAAGATGAGATGTCGGCAGTAGCTACGCGTAGTACTGCTTCCCTGCCTGACAGTGCGCGGAACAACACCTTTGTAAAGTTCCTGCAGGAAGATCGCAACCAGGATGCTGCGCGCTACCTGTTGTTTGCAAAAACATGTGAGCCGTCTGTCAGCCAGATCGATCCATGGACGCCGCCTACGCGTAACATGCCTACCATGGAGGCGTTGGGAAAAGAAGCTGCCGAACTGTATGAAAAAACCGGTAATAAAGAGCTTCGCGAACGTTATGCTTTGCAGCAGGTAAGGCTGTTGCACTACAGTGGCCAGTATGAAGATGCCGTCACTACCTTCGATAAGTTGTTTAAGAAAGGCGGTTCTTCGCTGATGTATTACAAGGCACTGGCCCTGAAGGCAGGTGCTGTGCAGCATATGGGCGATTCCATACAAGGGGCCTATCTGTTTTCCCGTGTTTTCGATAAGGCGCCTGCACTGCGTATCAGTTGTTATACCAGCATGAAATGGGGCAATGCGCCGGAAGAAGCAGTGTACCATCTCTGTAAAGACAACCGCGAAAAGGCCATGGTAGCGGCTATTTATGGTATGAGGAAAGAGGAGATCACATTGGAACCTTTGAAGAAGGTGTATGAATTTGATCCCACATCACCTGCGCTGATGGTTTTAGCGGGCCGTGAAATCAGTAAACTGGAATCCCGCTTTCTCGACAGGGCTGTTTCCTCTTCTACGGATTCCGTAACCATGGCGGGTATGGTGAACCTGTCACCCGAACTGAATACCATTGTCAATACCCAGATACGCCCGTTGATCGGCTGGATGAACAGCGTGATCGACAAAGGGAAAGTGAAAGACCTGGCCTTCTGGCAGGTGAATTCAGCCTACCTTTCCTATATGTGCCGTGACTATGATGTGGCAAGGGCCCAGCTGGACAAAGTCAACAGCAAAGAACCTGAGATCCGTAACCAGTGGGAAGTGGTGAATTTGTTGATCAATATCAACCAGCATAAAACCATCGACAAAGAACTGGAAGAAAAATTACTGGGCACCTTTAAATGGCTGGACAGCCAGCTGGCGGCCGCACCGCGGCAGCGGGACTGGTGGGGCACCGGCCGGGACAGATATTTCGGCAAAACCTACCGCAACCTGCTGGGAGTCATATTAGCGCCTAAATACCATCAGCAGAAAGACTTTGCCAAAGAAGCGTTGATCCGTGGCCGTTGTGACAGCCTGAACGTATATGATTATTTCCTCTCCGGCCAGTCAGCGACAGAACAGATCTGTGATGAGATGAACAGCGCACAGTTGTTGCAACTAAATAACTTCATGAAAGCTACCGGCAAAACGCCTTACGAGACTTACCTGACCGGCTTTTTCCCGAAAGAAGTGGATATGAATGCTGCCCTCGGCGAAAGTTACCTGCGCGTGCATGATTTCAAAACCGCACAACAATGGTTCAGAAAAGCCGGCAAGATGACCTCTTCTTACCTTGTGTTCAAAGAGCTGTTCCAGGATTTTGGTCCGGACGATGCGCCTGAAAAAGCTTATCCCAAAGCCATTACACAGTTGCAGTTTTGCGACAAGATGTTAGCCTTGCAAGAGAAGATGAAAGTAGCGCCGGTAGATGCGAAGGTTTACTATGAATATGCGACAGGACTGTTTAATATCACTTATTACGGCAGAACGTGGAACTTCGTGAGCCGCTACAGGCCGTCTACCCGCTGGTATACTACTGAATGTGAAAAAGATCCTTTTGAGCGGCAGTATTTTGGTGCTTACGGAGCAGAGGGTTATTATCTGAAAGCAGCGCAGGCAGCCACTGATCCGGAATTCAGGGCTAAATGTTTCTTCATGGCGGCACGTTGTTATCAGAAACATGTGACACCTTTGGAAGACAGCGATAAGTATTATGCAGCGTTGGTACGTAACCGTTACTTCCCCGTGTTACGGAACAACTATTCCCAGACACGCCTGTACCAGGAAGTATATGGGCAGTGCAGTTATCTGCGTGACTTCGTGAAGAGCGGAAGATAAAGTTATTTGAACTGGATCGCTTTTACCGGCGTGATTTTCCGGATAATGAGCGATGGAATCAGTAATACCAGCAAACAGATGGCGAGGGTGCCGAGATTGATTAGCACTATTTCCGGCCATCTGATATCGATAGCGGCCACCGACATGTAGTAAGACTCTTCCGGGAGTTTGAAGATGCCGGTGGCCTTTTGCATAAAGGCCAGTCC
This window contains:
- a CDS encoding TrmH family RNA methyltransferase, encoding MLSKAQIKYIQSLQHKKNRQKSSQYIAEGDKIVQELLQAGMPVKAVYATSAWLLQHSQLLDRLPADAVKEVDQAALKQLSALTTPNNAMALLDMPPAQGGLPQEGTVVLALEAIQDPGNMGTLIRIADWFGIRQIIVSPDCVDVYNPKTIQATMGSIARVQVKEMDIRTLLEESKLPSYAATLHGVDITSFTTLREGIILIGNEGRGLSEETIAHATHRITIPRLGGAESLNAAVAAGIICGRLLI